The following coding sequences are from one Rutidosis leptorrhynchoides isolate AG116_Rl617_1_P2 chromosome 11, CSIRO_AGI_Rlap_v1, whole genome shotgun sequence window:
- the LOC139877793 gene encoding uncharacterized protein isoform X2, whose product MMTKLTDTILDKLVPKPKKKEVVAPSGEVLEVSKDPLKAGEVLEVSKDPLKAERQVLKNIVPWQVYAIGGFFILKWVWGRWKKPSNGDPPSGTTSEDPQERTC is encoded by the exons ATGATG ACGAAGTTAACTGATACAATCTTAGACAAATTGGTGCCGAAACCAAAAAAGAAGGAAGTTGTGGCTCCTAGCGGTGAGGTGTTGGAGGTTTCGAAAGATCCTTTGAAGGCTGGTGAGGTGTTGGAGGTTTCGAAAGATCCTTTGAAGGCTGAACGACAGGTGCTGAAGAATATTGTTCCCTGGCAG GTCTATGCGATTGGAGGTTTCTTCATATTAAAATGGGTTTGGGGTCGATGGAAAAAGCCATCTAATGGAGACCCACCATCTGGAACAACATCTGAAGACCCACAAGAAAGAACCTGTTAG
- the LOC139877793 gene encoding uncharacterized protein isoform X1, which yields MLSFSETKLTDTILDKLVPKPKKKEVVAPSGEVLEVSKDPLKAGEVLEVSKDPLKAERQVLKNIVPWQVYAIGGFFILKWVWGRWKKPSNGDPPSGTTSEDPQERTC from the exons ATGCTATCTTTTTCGGAG ACGAAGTTAACTGATACAATCTTAGACAAATTGGTGCCGAAACCAAAAAAGAAGGAAGTTGTGGCTCCTAGCGGTGAGGTGTTGGAGGTTTCGAAAGATCCTTTGAAGGCTGGTGAGGTGTTGGAGGTTTCGAAAGATCCTTTGAAGGCTGAACGACAGGTGCTGAAGAATATTGTTCCCTGGCAG GTCTATGCGATTGGAGGTTTCTTCATATTAAAATGGGTTTGGGGTCGATGGAAAAAGCCATCTAATGGAGACCCACCATCTGGAACAACATCTGAAGACCCACAAGAAAGAACCTGTTAG